A region of Argentina anserina chromosome 5, drPotAnse1.1, whole genome shotgun sequence DNA encodes the following proteins:
- the LOC126793533 gene encoding uncharacterized protein LOC126793533, which translates to MDGNVTMKSTFQYWLVKHPTILNFKWIPGETPCSTPLFLAVTIGSYLALTLFLSNIPLPLIKPRRLKPVTVAHNVVLLVWSFIMSVGSLVTIFSHAPYPFWIICLPPKTPPTGPLFFWAYIFYLSKIYEFVDTLLIIVSGSFHRLTFLHVYHHTMVLLMCYLWLHTSQSLFPAVIVANASVHVVMYTYYLLSTLGARPKWKRRVTEFQIFQFMSSFVGLVWMLYYHFNRECGCSGIWGWCFNIFFYVSLLVLFMDFHSKSYGTSKKDI; encoded by the coding sequence ATGGACGGCAACGTGACCATGAAGAGCACCTTCCAATACTGGCTGGTTAAGCATCCCACAATCCTCAACTTCAAATGGATCCCGGGGGAAACTCCGTGCTCTACTCCACTATTCCTTGCCGTCACCATTGGTTCCTACCTTGCCCTGACTCTGTTCCTCTCCAACATCCCCCTCCCGCTCATCAAGCCCCGCCGTCTCAAGCCGGTAACTGTCGCTCACAACGTAGTCCTGCTGGTGTGGTCATTCATCATGTCCGTGGGTTCGTTAGTTACCATCTTCTCCCACGCGCCCTACCCCTTCTGGATCATCTGCCTGCCGCCAAAAACCCCGCCGACTGGGCCTCTCTTCTTCTGGGCGTACATCTTCTACCTCTCGAAAATCTACGAGTTCGTCGACACCCTCCTCATCATCGTCAGCGGCTCCTTCCACCGTCTCACCTTCCTCCACGTGTACCACCACACCATGGTGCTGCTCATGTGCTACCTCTGGCTCCACACCTCCCAGTCTCTCTTCCCGGCCGTCATCGTCGCCAACGCCTCCGTCCACGTGGTCATGTACACTTACTACCTGCTGTCGACTCTCGGAGCGAGGCCCAAGTGGAAGAGAAGAGTGACTGAGTTTCAGATATTTCAGTTCATGTCCAGCTTCGTCGGGTTGGTGTGGATGCTCTACTATCATTTCAACAGGGAGTGTGGTTGCTCTGGGATCTGGGGATGGTGCTTCAACATCTTCTTCTACGTTTCCCTCCTGGTTTTGTTTATGGACTTCCATTCCAAGAGTTATGGTACCTCCAAGAAAGATATCTAG